One Serinicoccus chungangensis genomic window carries:
- a CDS encoding GNAT family N-acetyltransferase, whose amino-acid sequence MDRLTSHAELLSRSGGDPWVRWVLPDPLQGEVWVHDGVALVQRLGDRPGFWVAPLRTVTAAQVRSALLRLRDGGHLERLGARAVSVPQEHAEVAHDVLDLGDGGDWDWMWTASQPRVDARESDVIPLDDRRDAAELEEFTRAHNPRVWTQIGTGRVHHWVGVRGPDGHLVAVGGAEREATGVPHLAGIVTATEHRGAGWATVVSAALTRWALAGHGVCTLGMFSDNAAARTVYARLGFRTARAWHSRRLA is encoded by the coding sequence GTGGACCGACTCACCTCGCACGCCGAGCTGCTGTCGCGCTCCGGCGGCGACCCCTGGGTGCGCTGGGTGCTCCCCGACCCGCTGCAGGGCGAGGTATGGGTGCACGACGGCGTGGCCCTCGTCCAGCGGCTCGGTGACCGGCCGGGGTTCTGGGTCGCTCCGCTGCGGACCGTGACGGCGGCCCAGGTGCGCTCCGCCCTCCTCCGGCTGCGGGACGGTGGCCACCTGGAGCGGCTGGGGGCCCGCGCGGTCTCCGTCCCGCAGGAGCACGCCGAGGTGGCCCACGACGTCCTCGACCTCGGCGACGGGGGCGACTGGGACTGGATGTGGACCGCCTCGCAGCCACGCGTCGACGCCCGCGAGAGCGACGTCATACCTCTGGACGACCGGCGGGACGCCGCCGAGCTGGAGGAGTTCACCCGGGCGCACAACCCGCGGGTGTGGACGCAGATCGGCACGGGGCGGGTGCACCACTGGGTGGGCGTGCGCGGGCCCGACGGCCACCTGGTCGCGGTCGGCGGCGCCGAGCGCGAGGCGACCGGCGTGCCGCACCTGGCCGGGATCGTCACGGCGACGGAGCACCGCGGAGCGGGGTGGGCCACCGTCGTCAGCGCGGCGCTCACGAGGTGGGCCCTGGCCGGCCACGGGGTCTGCACCCTCGGGATGTTCAGCGACAACGCGGCGGCCCGGACGGTGTATGCGCGGCTCGGCTTCCGCACGGCCCGCGCCTGGCACTCCCGCAGGCTGGCCTGA
- a CDS encoding HNH endonuclease, with the protein MRGPGTPARRAEIRDLGRRLALPRPDVSDAERLELIRALEDLTRAAAAAHAVLSDEFDRSQRQQQESEGVSAARLGSGVADDLALAGKVSPARSSNRLACSRALAREMPCTLAALTEGVIDSHQAEVITRATTCLATEDRRLVDEQLVGRLDGLSTRQLRATVTALVYELDPQAHVRRAARSAEDAYVAMRPAPDVMCVISAMLPAAQGVAVYAALKRHAELLRASGDERHQGRIMADTLYANVTGRDPVMLPDIDLSLVMTDASLMAGDTVAAFLDGYGPLPAQTARDLVAVSQPGQDHRHTVHPEETREASGRGGPADTSGHGREDGLEGTRCTGWSCTLVHGAAGVSGAPTDTAIHGADQAPPDPVPPDPDPGLPDPDPADLAAARVFVRRLYADPLTGEVLARDTRRRFFSRAQRALVVSRDRYCRTPWCGAPIRHVDHRVRHSDGGATAVHNAQGLCQRCNQGRERPRQAAVPPTLYLRPSTVLPSVSPGTAQQARLQGAAADGGGPAPP; encoded by the coding sequence GTGAGAGGGCCGGGAACGCCGGCGCGGCGGGCGGAGATCCGTGACCTCGGTCGCCGGCTGGCGCTCCCTCGCCCGGATGTCTCGGACGCCGAGCGCCTCGAGCTCATCCGTGCGCTCGAGGACCTCACCCGCGCGGCCGCGGCGGCCCACGCCGTGCTCTCGGACGAGTTCGACCGGTCCCAGCGACAGCAGCAGGAGTCCGAGGGGGTGTCCGCCGCGCGCCTCGGGTCGGGGGTCGCGGACGACCTCGCCCTCGCGGGCAAGGTCTCCCCCGCCCGCTCCTCGAACCGGCTGGCGTGCTCGCGGGCGCTGGCCCGGGAGATGCCGTGCACGCTGGCCGCCCTGACGGAAGGGGTCATCGACAGCCACCAGGCCGAGGTGATCACCCGGGCCACCACCTGCCTCGCGACCGAGGACCGTCGCCTCGTCGACGAGCAGCTCGTCGGGCGCCTGGACGGCCTGTCCACCAGGCAGCTGCGCGCCACGGTGACGGCTCTGGTCTACGAGCTGGACCCGCAGGCGCACGTGCGACGGGCCGCCCGGTCCGCGGAGGACGCCTACGTCGCGATGCGCCCCGCGCCGGACGTCATGTGCGTCATCTCCGCGATGCTCCCGGCGGCCCAGGGGGTCGCGGTCTACGCCGCGCTCAAGCGGCACGCCGAGCTGCTCCGCGCCTCGGGGGACGAGCGCCACCAGGGCAGGATCATGGCCGACACGCTCTACGCCAACGTCACCGGTCGCGACCCCGTGATGCTGCCGGACATCGACCTCAGTCTCGTCATGACCGACGCCTCGCTCATGGCCGGCGACACCGTGGCGGCCTTCCTGGACGGATATGGCCCGCTCCCCGCCCAGACGGCACGGGACCTGGTGGCCGTCTCGCAGCCGGGACAGGACCACCGGCACACCGTCCACCCGGAGGAAACTCGCGAGGCATCAGGTCGGGGAGGACCGGCGGACACGTCCGGCCACGGCCGGGAGGACGGTCTTGAGGGGACCCGCTGCACAGGCTGGTCCTGCACGCTGGTCCACGGCGCCGCCGGCGTCTCGGGAGCCCCGACGGACACCGCGATCCACGGCGCCGACCAGGCTCCGCCCGACCCGGTCCCGCCCGACCCTGACCCCGGCCTGCCCGACCCTGACCCCGCGGACCTGGCCGCTGCCCGGGTCTTCGTCCGGCGGCTGTACGCCGACCCGCTCACCGGCGAGGTCCTCGCCCGGGACACCCGACGGCGGTTCTTCAGCCGGGCCCAGAGGGCGCTGGTCGTGAGCCGGGACCGCTACTGCCGGACCCCGTGGTGCGGCGCACCCATCCGGCATGTCGACCACCGGGTCCGGCACAGCGACGGCGGTGCCACCGCGGTCCACAACGCCCAAGGGCTGTGTCAGCGGTGCAACCAGGGACGGGAGCGACCGCGACAGGCCGCGGTGCCCCCCACCCTCTACCTCCGGCCGAGCACGGTGCTGCCGAGCGTCTCACCGGGCACCGCCCAGCAGGCCCGGCTCCAAGGGGCCGCCGCCGACGGCGGAGGTCCGGCGCCACCCTGA
- a CDS encoding replication-associated recombination protein A has product MSDLFTSAADPTAGGADGVGDASGALLAPLAVRMRPRSLDDVVGQRAALRPGSPLRRLIEGSGGAAGPLSAILWGPPGTGKTTLAHLVAQAAGRTFVELSAVTAGVKDVRAVMDHAVRERSLHGRQTVLFLDEIHRFTKAQQDALLPGVENRTVILVAATTENPSFSIIAPLLSRSVLVTLTSLDDEDVRGVLARALVDARGLDGSFTLGDAATEHVVRMAGGDARRALTTLEAAAGVAADDRPAGREDEVTEITLAQVEQAMAQAAVRYDRAGDQHYDVASAFIKSMRGSDVDAALHYLARQLEAGEDPRFIARRIVIAASEDVGLGDPTALQTAVAAMHAVAQIGMPEARIILAQAVVHNALAPKSNAAYAAVNAAIADVRAGKGGPVPPHLRGTGYAGATRLGHGEGYRYTHDEPAGVGEQQFLPEDLADADYYQPTTRGWEERLGPRWRELRRIIRGR; this is encoded by the coding sequence GTGTCCGACCTCTTCACCTCCGCCGCCGACCCCACCGCCGGTGGCGCCGACGGCGTGGGTGATGCCAGCGGTGCGCTGCTGGCGCCGCTCGCGGTGCGCATGCGCCCGCGCTCGCTGGACGATGTCGTCGGCCAGCGCGCGGCGCTGCGCCCCGGTTCGCCGCTGCGACGGCTCATCGAGGGGTCGGGCGGTGCCGCCGGACCGCTGTCGGCGATCCTCTGGGGTCCTCCGGGGACGGGCAAGACCACGCTGGCCCACCTGGTCGCCCAGGCGGCCGGGCGTACCTTCGTCGAGCTCTCCGCCGTCACCGCCGGCGTCAAGGACGTCCGGGCGGTGATGGACCACGCGGTGCGCGAGCGCTCGCTGCACGGCCGTCAGACGGTGCTCTTCCTCGACGAGATCCACCGGTTCACCAAGGCGCAGCAGGACGCCCTCCTCCCGGGCGTGGAGAACCGCACCGTCATCCTCGTGGCGGCGACGACCGAGAACCCCTCCTTCTCCATCATCGCCCCGTTGCTCTCCCGCTCGGTCCTGGTGACGCTGACCTCGCTCGACGACGAGGACGTGCGCGGGGTGCTCGCCCGCGCCCTCGTCGACGCTCGCGGGCTCGACGGGTCGTTCACCCTGGGCGACGCGGCGACGGAGCACGTCGTCCGGATGGCCGGGGGCGACGCCCGCCGGGCGCTCACGACCCTGGAGGCGGCCGCCGGCGTGGCCGCCGACGACCGGCCGGCGGGCCGCGAGGACGAGGTCACCGAGATCACCCTGGCGCAGGTCGAGCAGGCGATGGCGCAGGCGGCGGTGCGCTACGACCGGGCCGGCGACCAGCACTACGACGTCGCCAGCGCCTTCATCAAGTCCATGCGGGGTTCCGACGTCGACGCGGCCCTGCACTACCTCGCGCGGCAGCTCGAGGCGGGGGAGGACCCGCGCTTCATCGCCCGCCGCATCGTCATCGCCGCCAGCGAGGACGTCGGCCTGGGCGACCCGACCGCCCTGCAGACCGCGGTGGCCGCGATGCACGCCGTCGCGCAGATCGGGATGCCCGAGGCCCGCATCATCCTCGCCCAGGCGGTCGTGCACAACGCGCTGGCGCCCAAGTCCAACGCCGCCTACGCGGCCGTCAACGCGGCCATCGCCGACGTCCGGGCCGGCAAGGGCGGCCCGGTCCCGCCGCACCTGCGGGGCACGGGGTATGCCGGGGCCACCCGCCTCGGCCACGGCGAGGGCTACCGCTACACCCACGACGAGCCCGCCGGGGTGGGCGAGCAGCAGTTCCTCCCGGAGGACCTGGCCGACGCCGACTACTACCAGCCCACGACGCGCGGCTGGGAGGAGCGCCTGGGGCCCCGCTGGCGCGAGCTGCGCCGGATCATCCGCGGCCGCTGA
- the aspS gene encoding aspartate--tRNA ligase, which translates to MLRTHESGTLRPEHVGQTVTLTGWVARRRDHGGVAFIDLRDASGVVQVVARDEVLTGTAHDLRSEYCVQVVGEVTARAEKDVNPELPTGGIDVVATEIDVLSESAPLPFQIDERVSVGEEARLRHRYLDLRRPGAGAAGQNLRLRSRVNAAARTVLADRDFVEVETPTLTRSTPEGARDFLVPARLQPGSWYALPQSPQLFKQLLMVAGMERYYQIARCYRDEDFRADRQPEFTQLDIEMSFVEQDDVIELGEAVAAAVWRTIGVELTTPFPRMTYAEAMRRYGSDKPDLRFGVELVECADYFADTPFRVFQAEYVGAVVMPGGGSQPRRQFDAWQDWAKQRGAKGLAYVTVGEDGTLGGPVAKNLSEAEREGLAAHVGAEPGDCVFFAAGATKPSRALLGAARQEIAARVGLVDEDAWSFLWVVDAPLFEPAGDAVAAGDVAVGAGAWTAVHHAFTSPKAEYLDSLEEDPGAALAYAYDLVCNGNEIGGGSIRIHRRDVQERVFAIMGLSPEQAQEKFGFLLEAFKFGAPPHGGIAFGWDRIVALLAGTDSIRDVIAFPKSGGGFDPLTAAPAPITPEQRAEAGVDAEPEAEESADA; encoded by the coding sequence ATGCTACGCACCCACGAGTCGGGCACCCTGCGGCCCGAGCACGTCGGCCAGACCGTCACCCTCACCGGCTGGGTGGCCCGACGCCGTGACCACGGCGGCGTCGCCTTCATCGACCTGCGGGACGCCAGCGGCGTCGTCCAGGTCGTCGCCCGTGACGAGGTGCTCACCGGCACCGCGCACGACCTGCGCAGCGAGTACTGCGTCCAGGTCGTCGGCGAGGTCACCGCCCGCGCGGAGAAGGACGTCAACCCCGAGCTCCCGACCGGCGGCATCGACGTCGTCGCCACCGAGATCGACGTGCTCAGCGAGTCCGCCCCGCTGCCGTTCCAGATCGACGAGCGGGTCAGCGTCGGCGAGGAGGCGCGCCTGCGTCACCGCTACCTCGACCTGAGGCGCCCGGGTGCCGGCGCGGCCGGGCAGAACCTGCGCCTGCGCTCCCGGGTCAACGCCGCTGCGCGCACCGTCCTCGCCGACCGCGACTTCGTCGAGGTCGAGACGCCGACCCTCACCCGGTCGACGCCGGAGGGCGCCCGCGACTTCCTCGTGCCGGCGCGCCTGCAGCCGGGGAGCTGGTACGCCCTGCCGCAGAGCCCGCAGCTGTTCAAGCAGCTGCTCATGGTCGCCGGGATGGAGCGCTACTACCAGATCGCCCGGTGCTACCGCGACGAGGACTTCCGCGCCGACCGCCAGCCGGAGTTCACCCAGCTCGACATCGAGATGAGCTTCGTGGAGCAGGACGACGTCATCGAGCTGGGCGAGGCCGTGGCGGCCGCGGTGTGGCGCACCATCGGCGTCGAGCTCACGACGCCGTTCCCGCGGATGACGTATGCCGAGGCGATGCGCCGCTACGGGTCCGACAAGCCGGACCTGCGCTTCGGCGTCGAGCTGGTCGAGTGCGCGGACTACTTCGCGGACACGCCCTTCCGGGTGTTCCAGGCGGAGTACGTCGGGGCGGTCGTCATGCCCGGCGGCGGCAGCCAGCCCCGGCGGCAGTTCGACGCCTGGCAGGACTGGGCCAAGCAGCGCGGGGCCAAGGGCCTGGCCTACGTCACCGTCGGCGAAGACGGCACGCTGGGCGGGCCGGTGGCCAAGAACCTCTCCGAGGCCGAGCGCGAGGGTCTCGCGGCCCACGTGGGCGCGGAGCCGGGGGACTGCGTGTTCTTCGCCGCGGGAGCCACCAAGCCCTCGCGCGCCCTGCTGGGTGCGGCGCGGCAGGAGATCGCCGCGCGGGTCGGGCTCGTCGACGAGGACGCCTGGAGCTTCCTGTGGGTCGTCGACGCGCCGCTGTTCGAGCCGGCCGGTGACGCCGTGGCCGCGGGCGACGTGGCGGTCGGTGCCGGCGCCTGGACCGCGGTGCACCACGCCTTCACCTCGCCCAAGGCGGAGTACCTCGACTCCCTCGAGGAGGACCCGGGCGCGGCGCTGGCCTACGCCTACGACCTGGTGTGCAACGGCAACGAGATCGGTGGTGGGTCCATCCGTATCCACCGCCGCGACGTGCAGGAGCGGGTCTTCGCGATCATGGGGCTGTCCCCGGAGCAGGCGCAGGAGAAGTTCGGCTTCCTGCTCGAGGCGTTCAAGTTCGGCGCGCCCCCGCATGGCGGGATCGCCTTCGGGTGGGACCGGATCGTGGCGCTCCTGGCCGGGACCGACTCCATCCGCGACGTCATCGCCTTCCCGAAGTCCGGGGGCGGGTTCGACCCGCTCACGGCTGCTCCGGCACCGATCACGCCCGAGCAGCGTGCGGAGGCGGGCGTCGACGCCGAGCCCGAGGCCGAGGAGTCCGCTGACGCCTGA